A region of the Culex quinquefasciatus strain JHB chromosome 1, VPISU_Cqui_1.0_pri_paternal, whole genome shotgun sequence genome:
AAACGAATCGCCAACGCGTAATCGTTCAGCCGGCGACAGTCCTTCAGCGCCGCCACCATAATATTCGGGTCCGGAATCAGGACAAGGCGGTGCAGGATTTCAAATTCATCCAGCTCTAGGATCTCAACGCTGCAGCGCACCTGCCGGGAGTGGGAAAACTGCCGTCTAACAGCTGCCCCTGCCTGATTCTGCTGTAGGTGCCGATTGCCAAGCTTAATGATCTGGAATTTCAAGCCTGACATCCGTCCGGAAGCCGCCGGTACGATTTTCGGGAACGAAAACATCGCCAATCAGGGCTCGCCAGTTTCTGCCTATAATTTCAGGTATTTTT
Encoded here:
- the LOC6041790 gene encoding cytochrome c oxidase subunit 5A, mitochondrial produces the protein MFSFPKIVPAASGRMSGLKFQIIKLGNRHLQQNQAGAAVRRQFSHSRQVRCSVEILELDEFEILHRLVLIPDPNIMVAALKDCRRLNDYALAIRFLEAAKDRCGDQVSTIYPYLLQELRPKLCELGIEELGYDKPELAITLGMEK